The nucleotide window CCGGACGCCGAACTCCTCCTCGTAGCTGACGACTTCGTGGCGGATCTCGAGGTCGTCGGTGAGGTCGAGACAGGCCTCGAGGCTCTTGTCCCGGTAGCCCTCGATGCCCTCGTGGATCGTCAAGCCGACGAGTTCGATACGAGGATCCTCTTCGAAGGTATCGTGGAGGATTTTCGTGAGAACGACGCTGTCTTTCCCACCGGAAAGGCCGATTACCCACGTCTGTGGGTTCTCTGGCGTCGCATCGTGTGGGACGAGGTCGTCCCGGCGGACGCGGCGGCGCACTCGCTTTTCGACCGACTCGAGAAAGTGGTCCGCACAGAGATGCGCCCCAGAGTAGGCAGCGTGCATGACCGCCTCCTCGGAACACCGGTTACAGTCCATCGGCGTCAGGTTACCGACGAACGCGTATGTCCGTTTCGTCTCCGCGTGAGTGGTGACGAGGCAGTTCGGCCTCAACGGGCATCGATCAGGCCATCAAGGTGGCACCGGTCAGCTAACGTTCAGGCCGGAACCGGCTCTTTGTCGTCCGCGTCGTCGGTGTCTTCGACAGCGTCAGCACCGTCTTCGAGTGCGGCGAGCAGGGTCTCGACGTGACGGTCGCGACTCGCAGAGGAGAACAGTTCGTGGCCGCCGTCGTAGAGGACGACGTGGTCGGCGGGCACGCGTTCACCGATCGGGGCGAGACTGACCACGGGATCGCGCAACGAACAGAAGACGACCGCATCGTGGTCGATCGTCAGCAGCTCTGACTGGGCACGACGGGTTTCCCGGACGAATGCCGGCGAGACCCAGCGCGGCATCGTCGCGAGCTGGTGGTCAGTTGCCTTCTCGCCGAGTGCGTCGCGGTCCATCTCGCCGATCGGCAGACACGGGAACGTCGTCGGGAGCGTTGAGACGGCATCCAACAGCGGCTTCGGATACGACTCGCTGTACCCCCACCACGGGCTCAGATAGACGTGGTTGTCCGCGCCGTCTA belongs to Natronorubrum aibiense and includes:
- a CDS encoding alpha/beta hydrolase, whose product is MRHRIFGEDGNADLVFVMGWGNRWTHENVSWLIGTLTDAGYRVHAFELPTNIDDFKADWLEPIAEYVVDLEGYQLLGHSAGALVAQALDGADNHVYLSPWWGYSESYPKPLLDAVSTLPTTFPCLPIGEMDRDALGEKATDHQLATMPRWVSPAFVRETRRAQSELLTIDHDAVVFCSLRDPVVSLAPIGERVPADHVVLYDGGHELFSSASRDRHVETLLAALEDGADAVEDTDDADDKEPVPA